The sequence CGAAGCCACCGGACAAATCGGTGCACCTATTGATTTCCTTGCCTTTCATGCGAAAGGGGCACCTGTGTTTACTAATAATCGGGTACGCATGGGCATGAATAATCAATTAAAAGATGTGAACCGGCATTTAAAGATCATTTCTTCTTTTCCGGAACTAAAGAATATCCCCATTATTATTGGTGAATCCGATCCTGAAGGTTGTGCTGCCTGTGGAATGAAAACAGATCCGCAGAATGCTTATAGAAATGGAACGATGTATTCAAGTTACACGGCGGCCTCTATTGCACGTATCATTGAGTTAAATGACAGTTATGGCACGAATATCATTGGTGCGGTAAATTGGTCTTTTGAATTTGAGAATCAACCCTGGTTTTATGGTTTTAGAGAATTGGCGACAAATGGTGTGGATAAACCTGTCTTAAATGTATTCCGGATGATGGGGATGATGTCAGGTACCAGGTTAGCCATTACTGGTGATGTAGCATATGATGCGCAATCTATTATGGCAAATGGAGTAAGAGGTGATAAAACCGATGTAAATGCGCTGGCAGCTGCCTCCAAAACAGCTACGACTATTTTATTATGGAATTATCATGATGATGATATTACCACGGGAGCATCAACAGTGGAATTAACTATTCAAAATATGCCCGGTAAAAAAGCGACACTTCATCATTATCGGATCGATCAGGAGTATAGTAATTCATATGAGGTGTGGAAGAAAATGGGATCACCTGCATCACCGACTCCGGCACAGTATACTACGCTGGAAAAGGCTGGGCAATTGGCTTTACTGAATGCACCTGAGAAAATCAAAATCACAAATGGTATTTACAAACTAAAAATAAATCTGCCAAGACAAGCGGTGTCACTGATTAAAATTACTTACGAGTAAAATTTCAGTATCATTCATCTGATTTGCCTGAAAGCAAATCAGATGAATGATACAATTCACTTTTCTTTCGACATCCTCACAAAATCAGCCGTAAATACCCCTTTCGGGATCATTACAGATCTCCTTTATTTTCAATCTTTCCTTGTGTTAATTCTCTTGCCGCCTCCTGCCACGCGCTATCCTGCGGATAAAACGCACTTCTCAGATACGCCCATGTCAATTGCTGTACTGCTGCTACTCTTGCAGGATTTTCATCTGAAGTCTCTGTTACAAGATAACCAGAAATACCACCCAGCAAATGTTCTCCACCATATAATACGGCCAATGATTTAGGGCCCGGACTCAATGTATATGGATCCGTAAACCAATCCCAGCCACGCACTGTCAAAGGTGAAATATCTTTATCACCTGCCACTACCAATGTCGGCTTTTTCATTCCACTAAAATCAGGATTCATAAACGAGTAATGCGTTGCTGCAAACTCGCTCAGATCTTTACCACCATTTCCACCGGCACATAACAATATCCCAACCTGAATACGCGCATCAGACATATCTATATCTTCTCCAATCACGCGCATGCCCAACAACATCCCTGTGGTCTGTGCACCAAATGAATGTCCAACAGCTGCAATACGAGTCGTATCCACGCGCTCACTCAAACCAGGCACCACACAAATAATATCATCTATATGATCCAGCACCTGTTTCATATCAGTTACCCGAATCTTCCAGATATCAGGCGTCCGCACATCATCCGGACTCAAACCTATTCTTTTCGAATCCAGAAAACTGGGCTGTATCACCACAAATCCCCTCGCCGCCCAATAATTGACAAGCGGTGCATATCCATCCAATGAATTACCATAACCATGTGCAAACAAAATAACGGGGAGCTGGTTACCTTTGATTGGAGCCGA is a genomic window of Chitinophaga sp. LS1 containing:
- a CDS encoding alpha/beta hydrolase family protein; its protein translation is MEKVISVSPVVLSAPERGLDLQVRISAPIKGNQLPVILFAHGYGNSLDGYAPLVNYWAARGFVVIQPSFLDSKRIGLSPDDVRTPDIWKIRVTDMKQVLDHIDDIICVVPGLSERVDTTRIAAVGHSFGAQTTGMLLGMRVIGEDIDMSDARIQVGILLCAGGNGGKDLSEFAATHYSFMNPDFSGMKKPTLVVAGDKDISPLTVRGWDWFTDPYTLSPGPKSLAVLYGGEHLLGGISGYLVTETSDENPARVAAVQQLTWAYLRSAFYPQDSAWQEAARELTQGKIENKGDL
- a CDS encoding GH39 family glycosyl hydrolase — its product is MKFRSLLTICCLYTIATFGQTAIQVDLKNEKGPLKPIWAWFGYDEPNYTYMKDGKKLLSELAALSPVPVYVRAHNLMNTGDGEAALKWGSTNMYTEDANGNPVYNWRIVDSIFDTYINRKMKPLAQIGFMPEALSTHPTPYRHYWQPGHDYKEICTGWAYPPKDYNKWEELIYQWVKHCVARYGKAEVESWYWELWNEADGYYLMVDDKIPTYCKMYDYASAGVKRALPTARVGGPHATGGAGEFMRRFITHCLKEKNEATGQIGAPIDFLAFHAKGAPVFTNNRVRMGMNNQLKDVNRHLKIISSFPELKNIPIIIGESDPEGCAACGMKTDPQNAYRNGTMYSSYTAASIARIIELNDSYGTNIIGAVNWSFEFENQPWFYGFRELATNGVDKPVLNVFRMMGMMSGTRLAITGDVAYDAQSIMANGVRGDKTDVNALAAASKTATTILLWNYHDDDITTGASTVELTIQNMPGKKATLHHYRIDQEYSNSYEVWKKMGSPASPTPAQYTTLEKAGQLALLNAPEKIKITNGIYKLKINLPRQAVSLIKITYE